In a genomic window of Melitaea cinxia chromosome 27, ilMelCinx1.1, whole genome shotgun sequence:
- the LOC123666731 gene encoding UPF0669 protein C6orf120 homolog, which translates to MRREFILLLLGIISVSTLSSFLSSYMEPVIPDKILLDTVDGFVWAGNFSYWQLGYVGPLLIELTSLNGDADLYVSDTIRPSYEVDKNNFSSATCGTDVVHIPMEFPRPIGIGVFGDWSSSISEYVIQVFLDGNAVMRFTEEQLLAIEQSQSTGSEKTDNNQRIGEKVVPRKMDEEKPRFVKLINILDMIFEMFVL; encoded by the exons ATGAGAAGGGAATTCATATTGTTATTGTTAGGTATCATTAGTGTTTCAACATTATCATCGTTTCTATCCAGTTACATGGAACCCGTGATCCCGGATAAAATCCTGTTAGACACAGTTGACGGTTTCGTTTGGGCTGGAAACTTCTCGTACTGGCAGTTGGGATACGTTGGACCGTTATTAATAGAACTGACATCGTTAAACGGCGACGCAGACCTCTACGTCTCGGATACAATCAG GCCGAGTTATGAAGTTGACAAAAACAATTTCAGCTCAGCGACGTGCGGCACAGACGTCGTCCACATACCCATGGAATTCCCGAGACCTAtag GGATAGGAGTATTCGGTGATTGGTCCAGTTCAATATCAGAGTACGTTATTCAAGTGTTTCTGGACGGGAACGCTGTGATGCGTTTTACCGAGGAGCAACTGCTGGCGATTGAGCAGTCTCAGTCGACTGGCTCGGAGAAAACTG ATAACAACCAAAGGATCGGAGAAAAAGTTGTACCGAGGAAGATGGACGAGGAGAAACCAAGATTTGTAAAACTGATCAATATTTTAGACATGATTTTTGAAATGTTCGTCTTATAG